The genome window TCACAGTGCGGGCAGCGAGGAAATGTCGTTTCACGCGTGTCGTCCGGCTGTTCTCGGGGCATGGTACGGATACGGAAGCCAGCACGACCCTCGACGCTTCGACTCTCCAAATGGGGCTTCTGTGGTGAGTTGGCCGTTGGTAGCTTCCGTACCATTCAGTTGACTCACCGTGATAATAAAACTTGACCAAAAATATAGTCATTATGAACCAATATTTGTTCAATCAATTACATATTCGGTGTCGTTAAGATTCTGGTCTTGTGAGCCACTTCCAATGCGACGCCGACCATCATCGTGGATGACGGGAAACGATGACCGAATTCTAGAGCTTCTCAGCGCGAGCGGCGTCGCTCTGAACAAGAAAGCACTCGAAGTCAACTTCGAGCTGGAGGGTACGGGTATTTCGTATTCAACCATCAAACGACGGCTTCCTCTCTTGGAGAGTGTCGGTCTCGTTGACGAAGTCCGTGAGACGGGGTCGTACTATCGGATCACGGACAAGGGTGAGGCGTATCTGGCTGGCGAGTTGGATGCCAGTGAGTTGGAGTTAAACGAGGAGTCGCTGTGAGTGAGTGGGAGAATAGTGCTACTCGGCCTGTTCTAAACGATACTGAATGCCCTTGGGCGAGTGATTGGGTAAAATCGGCTGCCTATTGCTCCATGCGAATCGAGTGAAAGAGAAGTGGACTCGCCGGGATTTGCCATTACAGGTCGTTTCGCAGCCGCTCACGACCTGCACCGAACCTCCGCGCACGCTTCCGTTGTCGCGTGCCGCGAGGCAACCGCGGGGCCTCTCAACCGCCATTGCATGCCACTGGACACCTGCTCTCATCTTTGAAGGCGACAGGACATCGCCACGATGACAACAGAGCTTACACCCGAATCCGCGTTAGAACAGTACTTACAATCACGCCACGACGCTACAACCAGCACTGTCGAAAATCATCGATATCGGCTAAATTACTTTGTCCAATGGTTCGACGAGGAGAGCGACTTGGACAAGTTGTCTTCGCTCAACGGAATGCACTGCGAGCAGTTCAAAAACTGGAGAATGGAAAACTTCGATTTGAATATCGTCACTCTCCAGTATCACATCCAGACTCTCCGCGTGTTCATCAGGTGGTGCGAAAGTGTCGGAGCAGTTCAGGAGGGAATCCCGGAGAGAATCATTGTCCCAACAGTCTCTGATTCTGAAAAGGCGCGTGACGTCCATATTAGCCACGAGAGGGCAATGCAAATCATTGACTACCTTTGCCGGTACGAGTGGGCTTCAACGGCTCATATCGTCTTTCACGTCCTGTATCATACCGGTATGCGACGGTCTTCCCTTCACTCGCTTGATGTAGAAGATTGGCACCCTGACGAGCAGTACTTGGCCGTACGACATCGGCCAACACAGGGAACGGCACTCAAGCTCAAGGGCGAAGGGGAGCGCAACGTCAGCGTAACCGACTCTCGACTGGTACAAGCCCTCGATGACTGGTTTGATACCCAACGCCCGGACGTGAAGGATGAACACGGTAGAGACCCGCTCCTCGCCTCAAAACATGGACGACTCCACTACAAAACAATCTCCAAAATCTCCTACAAAGTTACTCGACCGTGCTACTTCGCCGGGAGTTGTCCGCATAACAGAGACATGGATGAATGCGAGGGTACCTCCTACAAGGGTTATTCAAAATGCCCTGATTCGGTGAGCAGCCATCCACTCAGACGAAGTGCAATCACACATCACCTTGACTCGGATGTGCCGAAGGCCATTGTCTCCGAGCGAATGAATGTCTCCGAGAAGGTTCTTGACCAACATTACGATGCTCGGGATAAGGAGCAGAAACGTCAGAATCGGAGTAAGTATTTAGACGGAATTTAACTCACCATAGGCAGTAAATCGTTTTATTCTGGGTCTTCCCATTCCACTATATGTACATACTTTTCTCGGGGACCGTTACACCATTCACGTTCATCAGGGTCCCAATCAAACTCAAATTCTTCTTCAATTACTCTTAGGGCGTTTTCTATGCTAATACGAGATTCTACATGCCATTTTGTGACACCTATCTGATGAAGGAGCTTCTCAAGGAACGTAATTGAGGATATAGCCGCAAAGTCATGGATTGCATAGCTCATCTCTGTTTCAATCCAAAAATTATGGCTAGCATCATTTCGAACATCTCTAATGAATTGTGCTAGTTTCTCTTGTTCCTCTGTAAACAGTTCTTCATCTGACGCAGTCTGGATTCGATAATATAGTTTACTATCGCTCTCGTTATTTTCCTCTTTTAGAAGATTATCCAGGTATGAGCAGAACCGGATAATGGCCTCTAGAGGTCGTCTGTTATCAGTATGTTCTTCTACTTCACTTATTTCGACCATAGTTAACACCTTATGGCGATTCTCGTAGCCAATTAAGTGATACATCTGTCCCAAGATAGCAGTAAGCACAAATTTTCTCCCTTTTGTTTTCAATTCCCATTGGATGTGTTCCTTAATTTCGCTAAATGTACCAGAAACAGCCATGGCTTCTCCTCTTGCTATATCGAATTGTTTCTCGGCATCCTCTAAATCTTCTTCATCATATTCATAACAATACCGTAATATATGGGTGAAGAATTCTTTCTGATTGCCTTCAATTTTCTCTCTTAACATCTCTCTTGATTCACTTTCATTGGTGGACATCGTGTTTATGAACGGATTGTTTGGTGTTAGCTACATCTTGGTTATATACTCTTTCATTAATTCCTAACAATCACGTCCACTCCGTATGAGTGGGAGTGGAGAAGAATGCATATTTGTTATTTCTCTTGTGAGAGTTGTTGAACACAGAGAGCCGCAGCAACTACCGCGCACGACGTATTTCATGTCAGCGAATTCTCGGCACTGGCATGAGTGGAGTGTGTCTTTGACTTAAAGAGACAACCACTGGCATGGCTGGTTCCGGGTGGTAAATCTAACCATTTTGATATTTTGTGCCGTTAAACTCCAAGATAGTCATCTCTTGAGAGTAATGGTAGAGACAGGTTTGACCCCATCTCAACCCACCGCTGTCAAGGCGTGAAGGCAGGCAGCAACATGGTCGAGACAAATCGCCAGTCGCCGCTATTCCACTCCCGACAGCATCATACAAAAACAATCGCCAACGGTTTAAGCGATTTGCTGGATAAATCCCGGCTCAACAAAGTTTGACGGGAGGTTCATCAGGATATATAATATTAATGCCATTCCTATTAGTTCCTGGCACTGGCATGAGTGGAGTGTGTGCCTCACTTAAAGAAATGGGCACTGGAAGCGGTGGTCCCCCAGTGGGGCGGGTGGTTCCGGAACTATTTTCCGGTATTTTTGGCTTCCTCGAAGAGTAGCCCCAGGATAATTATCAAATCAATTCCCATGGTCGGTTAAAAGCAAAGTGCGGCGTGGAGTCCTGCTCCCCCACTGTGTTAAACACACGCGCCGCCAACTCGCTTCGCCACCACCCAACATCGTCATGTTCTGATGATGCCATCCCCGAGAGAAACCATTTCATGCAGTTTTTTTATAACGCGCCGGTCCCGTCCATATAATATCAGGGGGCCGAGTGACTCCAGAAATATCTCCAGTCTGAGCGCAGTTTTCCGGAAAATCACCCGACGGCATAAAGGGAACTTACCCAAAATTTTTGTGAGCACTAAAAATAGCTGGAGAATAGTATTCATTATGGTTTTCCATATATTATTACTGGTAGAGGACAAGTTTAAACTTATTTTAAATATAATTTGGATTTTCATAAATGTAACGATTCTTTCCACCTCATGTCAGCTGATGCTAGTGATTAAATAGTAGAATGAGATATAAAATCCTATGGTCAATGAGTATCTCGCAAAAACCCTTAAACGTCTTTTCGATGAGTGCCAATCCGCCCAGAACCGAGGCGATACTCACAATGTAGGAACGATATTAGTAAAGGAATTCAATGAGCTTTTGGAACAATATCAACAAGAATATCCAGAAAACACTGTGATTCAATCAATCTCGGTCGTTGAGATGTCTGGAAGGCATAGTAGTATTCATCCTCAAGATGTGCAACAAGTGAAACAAAACTGCCTAAAAATAGCCGACGTTTTGAGTATGGACACCAACGATTTTCGAGAGCCTGCCAATTCAGACAGCTTTGCCACGATTCATCTACAGCAAAATCAACAAGTTGAGCAATCTGTTGGTATTGAGAATATCATTGAGATGGTTGATATGCAACCCATGATGGATGATGAGAAGGAAGAGTTGCGAGACCTAGTTGAACAATATCAAGACGAAATGGAAGAGGACAATCCGGATGCCTCTCGATTGCAGGAATTATATGAAAGGGCCAAAGGATACAGTGAGCAAATCGCCCTGCAGCTTGGAGCTTATGCACTAAAACGTGGAATAGATATTATCCTGCCTCCTTGAACTGACTTAGTTTGGCTACTTTTTGTTAGCTTAAACACACGGAGACCACAACGGGCCACTAATACGACGTTGCCACGAGATTAATTACAGCTCTAATTTAATTTCCCACATCAATACGTAGGTCTTGGTTTCTTTTTGAAATTATAACCAGTAGATGGCACACTAATATTAGTTTCTCCCCGATATTTATCTAAAATGATAAAGAATACTCCGGTGCTTAGCACCATATCTCTCGCCGGGAGAAAATAACTCTTGGTAATGTTCTATCCAGTCATTTCTCGACATTATGATTCAAAAGGAATATGCTGTCTAAACTGGTGGATATTAAATTACATCTGATGTAGTGTCCTCTGGTTGCTGGAGACTGCCACCGCCACCTTCCCCAATGAGATGAAAGAGGAAGGAACCTTTTGGGGTATTACATACCTTTTGGAGGTAGGTGATAGCAGAGAGCTGTAGCTGTATAGCTGTAGCTGTGTTGCTGTGCTGTTCGCTGTGGCGTTACTGTAGCTGTGCTGTGATACTGCTGCTCTCTGTGTTCAATAACCAATACTGTATCATGCCACTTGGTTATGTAATGGCTGTTATACTCTGTTGAGTGTGTTCAAAAATCAACAATGTAATGGAACAGCCTCCATAACCTATAATATGGGCTGCTGTAACTCTTTAGTGGTGAACACTGGAATGTAGTGTCAGCTATACTGCCTCATTCATCATATAGTCCATTTTAATTAGACGGCTCTGTGCGCTATCCTAAGTGGAATTATATCGTGAGATGATGCATACCTCTCACAGTGATACAAATCGCCACAGCACGCAAGCTAGCCACCTTAGAATTGAAACTGGACTGCATCCAGAGCGACAACATCCTCATTTCGTCAAAATAGCAGTGTGAGTCAGGCAATGCTGTCACTGAAGGATATTAACCAAAATCTGTTTGTGCTTAATAATCCAAAATCACTAGTGGCAGGCATAGCTTTCCAAAGACAATATTATATAACTAAAGTACATATTTTCACGCGGACTCAACCAGGCCAATGTCGTGCACACTCCGATGATAAAATCGCATCCCCGATTGATGCATGTTTATGCCATCTTTTTTATAAACGCATTCGACTTTTCAGCATATATAAAAAGGGCCGACTGAGACTGACGATATCACCATTCTACGCGTGGATTTCCGGGATTTTAGTGGTTGTAAACACCTCCGTCTCAAAAAATATATGAGCCAAAAATGGCCTGGATTAAAGATTTGATTTTTCTGACATCATGCACAGGGTGCTGGAGGATAGCAATATCAAAACAGTTGGTAGAGTAAATTCCTGGTAGGAGTGATTGGATGTGTTACTTGATAACGTGCTATTTCAATTGATGTTTCCTAAGATTTCCTCCGTAGCATTGTATATTCGCTCTGCTTGTCCTTCGTGGTCAAGGTCATCGGGATAAGTGATAGTGAGGCGTCCCTGTCGGCTGAGCTTCCTCACGTTCCCTTCTGCATCCTTTGCACTAACTTTGTCTAGGTTGGATACTTCTGCAAGGGCATCAATTATTGTAGTACCTCGCAAATTATTATCTCGACCTGACGTGCTGAATTGAACAAGTCTTGTTGGTTCACTTATTCCATCAACTAATTCAATGATTTCTTCGTCGAGACCATCAGTGTCGTTTTCACCAATACCCTTGAGCTTAATTTTCCGAATAAGATGAGTATTATAGTAGAACGACTGCATCCACTCTGGGGGGAATGTCTCTTGTCTCGAACAATTGAGATTGATTATATCTGTGTCATGGAGAATGTGGTCAATTGCATCTTCCCCATATACACCTTGCCTTGACTGGAAGGCGTAGTATCCATCATCACGAAGGAGGAACTGCATGTCTCGTGCAAAGTAGGCATCTCCCACCTGGACAATGTCTTCCCCATCTTCGCCTTCAGTGAACTGCTGCCTCTCCTCTGCCACCTCTTTCGTAAAGTAGAAATAGAGATAGTCGTCGGTCTTGTGGATGTGTTGGGCATATCGTCTGTTACCCCTACCGCCTTGTATCTCCGCATTCTCAACTTTCTGCTCCATAGCATCAAGATTAGGCAGTGATTCGTCGGCTTCAATTTCTCCCATCCGCAACTTTACCTGAACCATTTCTTCAGTAAGAATAGCATTTCCATGAGTGATAACCTTTTGGGAAATTCTGAGAAGATTTCATCATGGATGTGAACGATAGAATGAATGTAGTTTTACTTCCAGTAAATACGATACACTGTCATGAATAGGAGAACACTCCTCAATTCGATGGCTCTCGGGACGATAACTACTGGACTCGCGGGATGCACTGGGGTTCTTAGCGGAGAGGAGAGCAATGAAGGAAACGGAAAGTGGGGGCTTCCCTCTTGTGAGAATAGTGAGCGCCCAATAGACGTGCGTGGTGCAACTATCGTTGACTCAAATTATGTTGGCTCACGTGATGCGTACAATACTAAAGCTCGTGTTGTCGTGGAGGTTCTCGGAGCAAAAGAGCAAGTAGTGCGTGTCAAGAGTCTAACCATATTGGATAAAGACGGTAATGAGGCCGGTAAGGTAGGTAAAAGCGACAATCTACAACTCAAACCAGGGAGCACGAAAAGTTTTGAGTTTGAATCTCTCATCGGGAAACAGCCTGCCGAAGTTGGGAGTGTAGTTATCCAAGCTCTACCTGTTGGTGAATGGGACGCATCTAGTTTATCTGAATGGCAAAGCGTCGAAAACAAGGGTTGCTCATGAGCAGAAAATTCCATACAGTGGCCAATTGAAGTCACTATTTCAGTGTGTGTGTGTGTGATGGGAGTCTAACTAGCGTACGGAAACGGTCGGGTGTTTCGCATTCCCATGTCTGTTGGATGGGGGTGTGATACCTTAAGGTCCTCTTGAACACAGTGCGGCAACGGCAACCACCACCCAACCATCCTCACGTTGTGGTCATACCATCCCCGATGGATACGGGTTTATGTCAATGTTTTTTATAACGCGCCGAATCGAAATCGCATATAGCTAGGGCCGACTGAGACTGACGATATTACCATTCTACGCGTGGAATAAACTCATCAATTAGATTATATATTATTTGTCCGTGGGGAAAGGATGTTATTTCGATTTTAAAATTTGGCTGAAAAATAGCTTAGACTTCCGGAAATATAGAATACACTATATGACAGATAATATAGACGAACCCACACAAATTTCCACAATGCTTTTTAAATAGATTGTTGATGTTAGTATGTGGCTGAATTTGACCCAACTCTCGGACAAGAGAATAACAAAGAAGATGTCTCGAAATTGGAGTCCCTTTTGGATTTCGAAGAAACGACTGACCCATACCTCAAACGTATCAAAGACCCCGGAACCCCAAAACAGAAAGAGTGCGTCCCAGTGCTCGAAGAACATGCTACCATCGATGAATCTGGCGAAGTTGACGTAACACCAGCACTAACGCACCTACGTGACAAACACGGACAATCATACACACAGAAGGGGTATCTCCACCAAATGCTAGGCCAATTCCTCGTTGTTGTGGACGAAAAGCGTGATACTGAGGATATTGCCAAACGAGTGCTCACGGCATACCAACTCGGCGTTAAAGACGCCGCCCAAACGTAGGCGAAGATTTTTCACCCAGCCTTATACCACATGGTGATATCTAAGCGTTAAAATGGCTGTTTCTTGATTGCATCAAGTGGTACCTCCTTTATCACATATCGAATATATTCCGGCACCTCTTCCAAACTCTCACGAACATCCTTACTGTTCACTGATTTAATCCAGATGTCTGATGCCGTTTGGAAATCACCAATTGGCTTTGTACCCTCATGTTTGAGGACAGGTGTTTCACCGTCGAAAAAGTCGCCTGACTCCATATACTCCCACATCTCTGTGAAAGGCATTTTTTGGGAGTGAATTCGTACAATAGTCCACCCGTTTAACTCTCGATGCCATGGACTCCACATCTTTGCTTTCCCTTTCCACCCTTTTGGTGGGATTTGTTGGGTGGAAATAGAGTGCACCTCGAATAGAGCAGCTCCCTCACCAAATTGTCTCCCCACAAACTCGTCTCTAAGTGCTGCTCCACGGTCTTGGATAGAATCCTGCTCCCAGAGCCATTTAAAATACCCACCAATGAGGATACCAAGCAGGGGAATAGCTATGGCAGATAGAATCTGAAACCAGGTAGTCATTATTGTATCATATTATCTCAAGCATCGTCAAAAAGATATGGTGAGTTGCTGTGTCGCAGTGTGTTTAATCAAATCCCACTGAGATTAAGTGGGACAGCCAACAAGCAATGACAAATGTATCATCTTTCACTTCGGAAAATAATTGTTACGTGGATAGTTGTTGCTCTCATTAGTAGCGGTATTCTCTGGGGAGATTGTAGCTTGTGGGGGAATTGCTCACCTCCGCTTATATTTTCGTTGCTCACCATCGGACTCAGTGTAGTGGGAACGCTTACACTCGCCATTCCCTCAATAATTCCGAGCTTTGGGACAAACAATTGTCTTGAGAATCCAGAAATGTTTAAGGAGCAAATTGGGACCCCTATTAGTCGTCTGAGGGATGGGGAAACCATTCGAAAAGGAGACCCATCGTATAAACTAATCGTGAACTTCATCAAACATTATATTGAGTATCACGGAGAACCGTCCACTATCTCCAAAGGTCGGCGTGGTGCTGGGACTAATCAAATAGAATTCGATGGAGAAGAGATTCATGTCACAATAGAGGGACTCATACGTAAGATTGACCCGTACACAAACTACCTAGATAAGCAACAGGAGAGAAGAGATGCAAAGCAAAAACGGTATTATAGTGTATTGGGCATTGGAATATATCTGCTAGCTATCATTTTTCAAATTGCTAAAGTCGTCATTCCTTCCTAATTACTCTCAATTTCCCGTTGCTTAGCCTAGGGTCTATCTTCAACAAGAACGATAGGGTTCCCCGTAATGAGTACGTCATAATCCACGATTTGCTCAAGCAACTGTTCATCACGTAGGTCATTCACATGCACCTGTTTCGATGTTTCGGGATTCAGTTCGATATAGTCACTAGACACAAAAACAACAGTATCAGATTCATCATAAAACT of Haladaptatus sp. R4 contains these proteins:
- a CDS encoding winged-helix domain-containing protein, with product MTGNDDRILELLSASGVALNKKALEVNFELEGTGISYSTIKRRLPLLESVGLVDEVRETGSYYRITDKGEAYLAGELDASELELNEESL
- a CDS encoding site-specific integrase, which encodes MTTELTPESALEQYLQSRHDATTSTVENHRYRLNYFVQWFDEESDLDKLSSLNGMHCEQFKNWRMENFDLNIVTLQYHIQTLRVFIRWCESVGAVQEGIPERIIVPTVSDSEKARDVHISHERAMQIIDYLCRYEWASTAHIVFHVLYHTGMRRSSLHSLDVEDWHPDEQYLAVRHRPTQGTALKLKGEGERNVSVTDSRLVQALDDWFDTQRPDVKDEHGRDPLLASKHGRLHYKTISKISYKVTRPCYFAGSCPHNRDMDECEGTSYKGYSKCPDSVSSHPLRRSAITHHLDSDVPKAIVSERMNVSEKVLDQHYDARDKEQKRQNRSKYLDGI
- a CDS encoding DUF4145 domain-containing protein is translated as MSTNESESREMLREKIEGNQKEFFTHILRYCYEYDEEDLEDAEKQFDIARGEAMAVSGTFSEIKEHIQWELKTKGRKFVLTAILGQMYHLIGYENRHKVLTMVEISEVEEHTDNRRPLEAIIRFCSYLDNLLKEENNESDSKLYYRIQTASDEELFTEEQEKLAQFIRDVRNDASHNFWIETEMSYAIHDFAAISSITFLEKLLHQIGVTKWHVESRISIENALRVIEEEFEFDWDPDEREWCNGPREKYVHIVEWEDPE